Genomic DNA from Fimbriimonas ginsengisoli Gsoil 348:
AGTTTCTGCTCCCGATCAAACTCCTCACCTGCCTGGTGCAGGCGCTGATCTTCACGCTTCTGACCTGCGTGTATCTGTCGCTTGTCACCCATCACGAGGAAGACCACGGGCCTCAAGCGGACAACGCCGCTCACGCCCATTAAATTTGTATCCGCATTAAAGCGAAACTAACTGGAGGAACTAACTTATGCTAGGACTAGGAATTGGAGTTGCCGGGCTCGGTTGCGGAATCGGCCTTGGACTTATCGGAAACGGTGCGCTGCAGGGAATGGCCCGGCAGCCGGAAGCAATCAGCAAGCTGCAGGTTCAGATGCTGATCGCGCTCGCGTTCGTTGAGCTCGTCTTCTTGCTCAGCGTCTTCGTCTTGCCGTTCTTGGTTAAGAGCTAAACCGGCCCCGATCGACCGATCCCCGGGCAGAGACCTGTTCGGGGATCGAAACCAAATT
This window encodes:
- the atpE gene encoding ATP synthase F0 subunit C encodes the protein MLGLGIGVAGLGCGIGLGLIGNGALQGMARQPEAISKLQVQMLIALAFVELVFLLSVFVLPFLVKS